TTCAGGTTGAAAGGGACTTCATAAGTCACCTAGTCCAGcttcctgctcaaagcagggtcagctacgAGGTCAGACCAGGTTCCTCAGGGTTTTGTCCTGTctggtcttgaaaacctccaaggatggaggctACATAATTTCAATTCCACCACCTATGAGGAGACACACAACTGTGGGTGGTAAGGTTCTGCATTTTACTGCAAAGAAATAACATTAATTATGATGTAAAAATCATAGAAGACTGTCTGAAACATGGGTTAATCAATTTGGAGGTTTCAGTCAGTACTAACTTGGGACAAGTTAACATCTCTCTTCCTTATTCCATTTGTTCGATGCTGGTCCAACCTCCCCCCAGCATTTTTAGTCATAGAACATTTACTCTGTGTTAAAGATGCCTTTGGGAGGCTCTTACCTTCATTCAGATGAACTCTGATGACCTCATCAGGATTTTTTCTGCAAGTTCTTTGGTTGTTCCTGAACCAAAAATGACTTTTTGTCTCATTAGAAGAATGTAACGGTGAAAAACATGGAGGCAGGAACTCAGGCAGCCACAGGCAAACATTAAAATGGCAGGATGTTGTAGGAGATAAACTGGCTTCAAGATCAATTTATGAGGTGGAGTCTAACGACCCTCAAGAGATGACTGAGATTTTGCCAAAAAACCTTTGAGTAGCAAGCTATTTGGAAGGTACATTTTTCCAATAAGAGCTCAGAAATCAGACTGGAAACTTTCACTGGGGACATCAGATATTCAGCTGCATGCACAGCTGCTCAGTATTAACAAATATGAGGAATATTTTATAGACTGCATTAAGGTATCACACTACAAACTGCTTCCACCAGTGCTGAGCATGCATTAAAACTCACCGCAGGTACCAGGATCTGCTGCTGATTCCAAGCAGGAGTATTTGTAAAAGCTGACTAAAAGCAACAATAAGAATATCCCCAGAATTTTCTGGGAGAAAGAAGCTGAGGTGCTGGGGAAGATAGTGACCTCGAGGAATGCAAAAATAACTGGGAGTGTAGAACTGGCTCTCAGCAGGAGCTTTGGCAACTTCAAGAATTTGTTTTATTGGCCAGTACAGTTATAAAATTTCAGTACTTAGCTGTTGATCACTGGTTTGTTTAGACAATGACTTACATAGGTTTCCTTATCTTCTCCACACCACTCAAATTTTGCACTTTGTGTGGACACTGAGTCAAATTAGTTATACCTAAATCAACAGATGGAAAATTTGGTCTCAACACctgtctttgaaagaaaataaatattgcccACTGCAGACTGTATATCTGGCTCCATGACCAATATAATACTCAAAGCAAGCTATACAGATAATTAACACAATACAAAGACAAACATACCCGTATGTATgtaaaagagagggagagacaaATGCCCAAACTGACTTAAATATATGTCTGAATACCTCATTCTGGAACTATGTATGTATGGATTCTGGGCATCTAATTTCAAAAGCAGTATTTGCAGTTCAGGCTTCTTATGCCAAAGAGCTGACAATGCAGCCATGTTCCTTAGACATGGAAGATAAATATCCCAGTTTGCAAATTAGCAGGTCATCTTCAATTTAAGTACTATCAAATGCATCTTcagatttaaaaccaaaagaataaAGAGAGGAAACTAATGATTCCTGCTCTTATATATGGACCTCACtctaaatgagaaaaatgtcattaagaACAAATTAGGAATGGAAACTGAGCCCAGAACTTAAGTACTGTCTGGTAATCATTTTGTCTGAATACATGGTCTGTAATAGCTTTTCTTTGCATCCACTGGGGACTCTGATAATGAAACTGGAACTTAAACAcactcttttgtttttcttctgaaaagtatGTCTGTTCTTTCAATCCAGGAATTCTGACCCATACACCTCCACACAAAAGCCCTCCCATCTACTGTACAGCTGctgtggaaactcctgaatggaAAACAGTGAGCAAATATGTGCAACATGAAGCTAGACTGTTATTCTACCTGAAAGAAGTGACGGGATTCACTGCGTTCCTGTGGCTATTTTACCAATGGCCATGAATCTACTAGAAcagagattaaataaaaaaaactaGGGGAACAAAATTAATCTGGCACATATTGTTGATAAATAGTACCACCATTTGtgtgattttgcttttgttcccTCTGTACAAGTTTTCATCACTGCAGCTCTTCTGGCTCTGCTTGTgccaatgcaaaaaaaagagcagaacaCAGCTTTCTTTAGAAATGTTGGTTCTTCCTTCTAATAcatcttgtgttttccatctcttcttATTTAGTACTTCAGTTGTAGAGtgatttttttgaatgaaagGTCATACATAAAAGGTCATGCACTGCATAAAAGTCACACTGTAAGGCATCTGTCTGTACCAGTTCCAGATTAAATTGTAAAAGTCGCTTTTGTTCTTACCATGCTCCCCCAGAGGGAAGCCCCACATACACATATTACACAATTACTGCTCCCTCTCCAACCCCTGAGACTACAGCAATTGTTTTACAGGTGGGTCCACTGCATGATCAAGTCACTTCCAGGCTAAACGCTAATGCAGGGCATAGTCCAGACCACAGCTCATCACATAATAGGTTTCAAAGTAACGACAGAAGATGTGAGATGAGGAATTCTAGTACTTGCATTGATCACTCAGTCAATGTGTATCAGACTTGCAGAACAAAGAGGTTCAGCTAATGCTCATTTTAACTTGAATGCACAGTCCTTGACTCCTCTCAGGTTAAGTAGTTCTCTTCTGGATGTCCCACTGAACGGATATAGTCAACCAAACTTTTCACAGATGGTTTTGTACAGCTGCACAGAGAGTTATGAAGGCAATAAAACACAGCGGAATACCATATTGAGAACAAAGCTATAACAGGATATTAGCAATTGTTATTACTTAATATTTGCTGATTAAAACCTTCATGGCCTAGTAGACGAACTAGatagccaaaaagaaaaagaacagaaacatcttAGAATAAGAGACAACAAAATCCATCAGaagagttaaaaacaaacaacatgcACATCCAAGCCAATGAATAGTTACTGACAAAGCACTGTTTTCATGCATGTTAGCGGTCACAGAGATCAAATCTCGGCCTTTGCAAATAACCAACCTGTTGCTGCCCTTCACTTCatccagctccttctgcagcctggcactcttctcctcttcctcctgaaGCTTCCTTTTTACCACACGGAGCTCCTGCTGGGCTTCACACTTAATGTCATTGGCTACAACCACTGCAGTCTGCAGATCAGCCTGAAAACGCCTCCACTCTTCTGTATCTTCCTAGAAAGAGCAATCAGAACCCCAAACTGTTTGCTGTAAAAATGCACCTACTTGAGCCGAGCACTTAATCTATTTCAGTGATCACAAGCAACCGGGATTTCACCACAATTTCAAGATGATGCTGAGGTCAAACTAAATACTTGCCTCTTCACACAGTACTGATGAGTTTGCAAGACAAGAAACTGATGCTAAACTCCCCACTCCAGTACAAAAAGTATAGTCAAAATTCTTCCTATTCCTATTGATCATTCAGACTTGCAATACTATGAGCACTGTTGCTGAAAAAAAGCTCATTGCTACTGATCATTCATGAAGCAGGAACAGCTGTTCTAAAGCAGAAGTTCATAGgtacaaaaagcaaaagtaatttGCGGAGGATGTATTGTATCTTTCCTTCACAGGCAAAGGAACAGCTAGAAATGAGTGAAGAGAATAGAGAATGAAAGGATGTATAAAGAACTTTCTGCAGTTGTTCTAGAAAAATACAATGCTTCTCTCAAATCCAGTATTGCAATAAAGGCTCATCTTAGCTTAGTCATGGAGTCAAAGCCTTACCTTCATTTGCTTAGTCAGAGCCTTCAGCTGCCTCTCTGTAtcttgtttttgttcttccaGCTTCATTGCTTTGCCTAGGAAcagcaaaaaagggaaaagattaTCAAACACTTAAGAGCACAGGTGAAAAGTGAAAATGggggggcagagcagcctgtttGGGTTTGCTTCTAGTAATGCCACTAAAACtaaactgaaatgaaagcatTGTGTCAATGGACCACGAAGGAAATCAACAGTAGATTTGTTTCCCAAACATCTCCGAAGGAGGTCGTTATTTTGAGGCATTTAACCAGACTTTTAAACGTACAGAATCACATGTGCGGGATCACCTGTTCAGTCCACGCAGCCCGGAGCACTCGAGGGGACACTGGTGAGTGACATGAGCCGCTCATGCCACCAGGTGGCAGCTCCCCTGCCCCAACGCGACAGCAGCCTCTGCTCAACAGCTCTTACTGGGGCTCTTCCCTGAAAGCTCTTTCAAAGGACAGTAATTCCAGTTTCTGAAGTGGGCAATACAATATTCACTGAATAATGAGGCTTAGAGACTGTCTAATATTATTTCTATAGCACTAACTGTTAAAACAATGACTTTCGTGCATGAATTGGAATATTTCTGATGTGAGGCTCTTGTCACACATATCAAGATgtgccacctcctccctgttGCAGCCGTAACTCACCCTCCCAAGTAAGTTCATTCAAATCCTTTTTTCAGCTCCACCTACTTTCTAGGTCACTGATGAGCTGGTTATTGTGAAGTTTTATAGCACGATGCTGTTCCACCTGGTCCTCCAACTCAAAAATTGTCTCTTTTAGGTTTTTGATATCTGCTTCATTCTCCGatgttttttcctgcagcttctGGCTGGTTCTGCTCAGTTGCTCAGCCTGCCGGTCacacagctccttcagctgaGCACACTCATTCTCAGCctggaagggaggaaagaaagctGCAAGTCTGTCTTTATTTCCTAACAGATATCACTCAGAGATTTTACTGGACTTAAGAATCGAACCCGTGTTCTAAGCATTGTATAATCTGAGTTTCAATGCTAATGAGACAGTTTCGGGAAACATGGATGAGCTACGAATgtcagttttctttcccagtcATAAAGATAATAAAACAAGATGctagaaatgaaattaagttttttATATCATGACCGTAATTCCAAAACCAAACTCTACAGGTAATGAACAGAGAGGAATGATATTCTTGGAAAGCTCCACATCTATTCATGTGTTACATTATGAGAGTGATATCACTACCTTAGGGCCAAGATGATGATCAGTTTGTCCATGTTAacaattttcctgcttttaccACATGCATTTTTTCAATGGATTGTGAAAACATACATAGTAGTGCTAGCGACTGCAGATAAGCATATTTTCTGGCTATAGGACATCTGGAATTACTGAAGGGGGAATCTGCTGCACTTCAGTTTGTTGGCTCAGGCCCACAGACCGATGCTCCCAGGTTTGGGGGAAATCTCTGAGTACAAACAAGCTGTGGAAAAGCAAGGTGGAGGCTGCCAACTCAGtgagcagcactggcacaaCCTGATGGAACAGCAGCCTTATAGAAGCCTGTGGTCTTGTTTGGGTGTCACAAATAACCAATGATTCAAACCAGCTTAAtttgagggaaagaaagagTAAAAAGGAGGAAACCTGTGGTTTCCAAACCAAGCAACAGAAGTTTGGTAAAGAGTCTGAGCACTCAGCAGTTTTTCATTTACTCTTCATAAACTGTAGCCCTAGCAAGCACTTGGGAGCTTCCTCTACTCACTCCATTTGCTGTGGTGACCTGTTGAAGCTGAAAGGAcatctggattttttaaaaatcactcaAATCATGGAGGTGCTTTTTGGCAACGCTCTCTTCCCCTGCAACTGGCCAATTTTACTGTTCTTCTCACGATCCCTTCCCCATTCAGGAAAGGCTGCACATACTGATTGTCACTCTCTCTGCAGTGGTGGGACTTAATCACTGGCTTGTGCTTTATTAACACTTCTTTGATGATGCCTCACATTGCAGCTTTCTTCTGAACATCCAGGattgcacagaaaacagaaatagtaATTAACTGAAGTTGCTTGGAGACTACCAAATGAGGCacaaaaaaagacctttttttttgctattactTTACCTATCCCAAAACAGAATACTTCTaagttttgtaaaaatattttagttttatgaGAAGAAGCTCATCTGGAGCTTGTCAGTGCATCATTAATAACGCTGCTGTAAATATCGGCTTCTCTGATCATTAGCTCACATCTTTCTGTTCTCATGACCAATGACATCTATAGTTCATTACTAATTAATCATGATTAATTAGTCAGAATTATATTTGCTGCTGACTACTCATGCCCTTCTCTATCTGGATTACCAAGCGATTTTCACTAGTATTTGTTTACATAATACCAAAGTAATTTGACCTGTTCTCTTGTTCCAATTTTGATAAACACAATTCTATTTACTAAAATACTAAATACTGCAGAAGAGATTAGGGgaaatttgttttgaatttataAACACAGCTACGCCAACagttatttctgagaaaacatGCATATAGCAGCTGAAAGAGACAATATCATACAACCCCAGCTTCCATTCAAAACTAGTTAATGCAATTTTAATCCTGGACACTTATAACCAATGGCTCAATAACAATCTAAATACCAGCAATTACCCATTTATGAAAGGACAAAAACAGGCATTATATTTTACAGCTGCTACTACTTTACCTTAGAGAGCAGACCCTGAATGTGCTTCAGTTCACTGTTTGCCTTCAGCAGCTCTTGTTTAAGCTCAGTGCAAGATGATTCTAACTGATCCTTCTCTGCATGGGCTACTTTCAGCATCTCTTGCACCTCAGAGTTGTCTGTGGTACATCCCATCGCGCTGATTTCTGCGGCCTTTTGTTTCTCACTCTCTAACTGGGCTTTGAGAGAGCCATTCTCAATTTTTAGACCTTCTAAGGCAATTTTACAGTCCTCCAGAGTTTTTGTCACTGTGCTGTTGCTCTGCTGTTCTACCTCTAGAAGTTTGAGcagcttctcattttcttctctcaggcTTGTAATCACCTGCTGGGCATCTTGATGCTCCCTTTCTAAGCTTCGTAGGCTGCTGGTTAACTGTTGCTGAATGTTgagcattttctctctttcaaattGTGCTTTTTCAAGAACTTCTGCACATTTCTGTTCCAGTTCAAGGACCTTCCCCTCCTGAGCTCTGCTTTCTTCATTCTTGGATCTCTCTTGGAGGAGAGTCATTAGCTTTTCGTTTTCTTGGTTCAGTTGTTCTGCTCTGTCCCTATGTTGACGAAAGGAAGTCTCCAGGAGAGCTTTCTCTTCCACTAgcttctcattttctgctgtCAGCTCCTGCACCATTTGCTGTTGATCCGACAGCTCCTGCAAAGTGGCTTGTAAttcttctgctgtgctgtggtgATTCTCCTCCATCTTCTGTATTCTCTCTGTGAGAGATGCAACAGAAAGGTCACTAATATTGTTTGGAGAACTTCCTGCAGTGGAGCATTTGGAACCTTTGAAGTGGTTGCTGTTGGAAGATGTTGGCCTGGAAGGTACATCTGCTATATGTTCAAAATCAGACGCATCAGGTGACAAGGAAGCTTTAGTTACATCACTGCTGGAAGAACCCGAATTGCGCAGTGCACCCCCATGCACGTGCTGCCGGTGCTCACCCGTTTCACCTCTCGACGCGTTTTTTGATGGGCTTCCAAAACTGGATTCTTGGGTAGTTGGGGTTGGGAGGCTGCTGTCAGCTCCACTGCTTGTTGTTGTGTCTGAGAGAGGAGAGTTCTCCAGAAAAAgcaatttctctttcaaagcacGATTTTCTTCTCCCAGGCTAGCAAGCTCTTTTAGAAAagtcctgtttttttcctgaagggtCCGTATTAATGGATCTATGTCAGCAGGTGATACTGTTTCtaaattttggttggaagcacCCATTCCTTCAGCGTTAAGTGACcctttctctttgcattttttcaatTCACAACGGAGTTTGGTAATCTCAGAATCTTTCGTCTTCGCTTCTGCCAGGAGTTCTTTAACCTGAGATTCCAGAACAGCCTTGTCACTGGTTTCATTCTCTTGCTTGGACTTGCTAGTGGGGCGCACGTGTTTGGTAGGAGTCAGTGTACCAGAAGAGGTGGGGCTAGGCTGCGTTTTCCTAGTATTGGCTTGACCACGCAATACGGCTCGCTCTCTGGATACAGAGGATGATATTTCCCGGGGTGCTGGAATCCCTGTGCGCTTTGCAGCTGAAACCGTTCcttgaagggaaagaaatgaggCAGATTTAGTTAgttcataaagaaaacaagtcaTCCAACAACAACACTAGAGGCCAGAGCAGTCTTGGAAAAAACACCTGAGTGTTTGAATAGGTTTAGTCATGACTGTGTGGATTCATGTTTCAAAGGCTTGTATTATTTTGCGCTtcttcctctcccacccccCACAAAGGAACACAGGCTGCTGAACTTTTTCCCAGTGTAATAATATAAGGTCTAGATACTGTAATACATGAGCAGACACCCCCAATACCAGgatattatttgaaaataaaaattctttacACTGCTTTGTGAAATACTGAGTTTAAACCTATTAATTTCTGGGGAAGggtaactgaagaaaatatatcaTCTGTGAAAGACGGTATTTTTAATCACACAAAACTAATGTATTTGCATTATTTACATTATGCTCAGTTCATGCAGATCACGATAAAAAAGGTCTGAAATGTTTATACTGACTGCAGATTCCGTGAAATACAAAACTCTCCTGGCACTTCTAACACTTCTAACACAATTGTGGTGCTGCAGCTTTTTGCCAAGACGGACGAGAGATTTTTCATGTTATAAATTCCCATCCTCTTACAGAGGAAGAACTAAAGGAGGTTAGAAAGTTGATGCTGTTCTGTTTGGTTGTGGTCTTGtgggtggttgtttttgtttgttttgttgtggttttttgtttgtttgtttgggttttgttggtggtgggttttttcctttctccccaaACCAAATTAATGAAAAGTATTATGCGATTACAAGGGAAATAAAGTTTCTGAGTTGCTGATCATCTTCCAAAGCTCTCTCTTGGAATACAGGACCACATGTACTGAAGAAACAATAAGAGCCATCCTAAACATGAACGTATTAACAACCTagttaaagaaaacaagctgGTTCAAACAGAAGGTATTATATGCCACTACAAGCAGCAACACTATCAATTTAACAAACTCCTGTTTTCAGGACCTTCCTCAAAAGGAAAAGCCCTAAAGTACAGAGCCATAAAATTTTGGGAATGAAGAGATATTGTCTGATGTAGCCACAGAAACAGGATGCAAAGGCCAGGTATGCAAACAGAAAGGGCTAGTGAGCCAGTGTTTGCAATAAAAACAAGTTCCAGAAGCACTCTGGAGGGAAATCCTAGACTCAGCTACCTCTCTCATGTTTGGGAGGCTCTCTTTGCTGGTACACACAGGCAGCATCCATAGAAAATCAAAGGGCAGTGAGGACCAAAGGGGAAGCAGACTCTCTGCTGCACAACCGCGTGGCTACTGCCTTATACCGCAAGCAACTCCATAACCCTCCCAAAGCACTTCTCACACATCGAGGAAATCTCTCTCAGTAATACAGGGCAGAGAAGGGTTAATATTAACACCACCCAGTTTGCTCAGCATCTCTTTTGAAGAATGCACTAGGTTTATAAACCCCACACCAACAGGAgcccctcctccctcctcccaaacaaacacactCTGCAGCAGGCACAATAAACACCCGGAGACaaagagcagctgaagaaaagaccCCTGAACACAGGAGCCTGTGCTGGGAGGAGAGCACAGAACGGGCTCTGTGATGGTAGGGGCACGATAAGGCCAGAGACAAAGGCTCCAGTGTTTATGGGAAGAGATagcagggccaggctggccGGACAGCCAGCAGCCCACACAGCTTCATTTAGTCAGCTACAGCTGGAGGCGTCAACAGACCCAGGCAGCTCCGGGCTCCCCAGTGAAAAGTGCAATGCCAGCAGAGACAGGAAACTTTTCCACTGCAACTCCAGTGGCTGCGGGTGCAACTCCAGACCTGAGACCTCATTTCAGAGCTGAAAGCCCCCACCTCACTGCTCATCCCATTTCTTAACCCAAGGGCTCCCAACTGCCAAGATCTGGCACCTGTAAAGCACATCCACACTGAGCTCAGCAGATGAGTAAAGCTTTTAGTGTCAATGCATATAACACCGTAAGGtgaaggacaagaggaaaatggAATGGACCGTGATGTGGCGCATTGCTTCCAGCAGAGAAAcaccagctcagcacagctccacCTTGCCCAGAGGCAAAGGATCCTGTGGGCTGAACCCCAGGTGTCCAGGCGAGAGAGCACCAGGCCTTGTTTGAATGTGTCTTGAACAAAGAGTAGAGCAGGACAAGTGTCCAGAGTAGAGCAGGAGGTGCTTATACAAGCTATAGTTACACTACAGATTTAAGATGTAAATTATGCACTACAAATGGACACAGATGTTCTCTGATGTAGCCTAAAGGGTAGATTTAAAGCCTTCTGATATGTCCTGGACTCTTATTCAATCTGAAGGGGTTTTCTACCGCTATAATAAAATTTTGTGACAAAGCAAGTGCcccaaataacttttttcagtGCTCAAACTAGTGCAATGACATGACTGTTGCCTGGTCAGCACATGACTGCGTAGTGCCGTGTAAGTAGCGGGTAGTGCTGACTGGGCAGCATTATATAT
The Caloenas nicobarica isolate bCalNic1 chromosome 17, bCalNic1.hap1, whole genome shotgun sequence genome window above contains:
- the SPECC1 gene encoding cytospin-B isoform X1 encodes the protein MGNQPGRAEEHDQGTVSAAKRTGIPAPREISSSVSRERAVLRGQANTRKTQPSPTSSGTLTPTKHVRPTSKSKQENETSDKAVLESQVKELLAEAKTKDSEITKLRCELKKCKEKGSLNAEGMGASNQNLETVSPADIDPLIRTLQEKNRTFLKELASLGEENRALKEKLLFLENSPLSDTTTSSGADSSLPTPTTQESSFGSPSKNASRGETGEHRQHVHGGALRNSGSSSSDVTKASLSPDASDFEHIADVPSRPTSSNSNHFKGSKCSTAGSSPNNISDLSVASLTERIQKMEENHHSTAEELQATLQELSDQQQMVQELTAENEKLVEEKALLETSFRQHRDRAEQLNQENEKLMTLLQERSKNEESRAQEGKVLELEQKCAEVLEKAQFEREKMLNIQQQLTSSLRSLEREHQDAQQVITSLREENEKLLKLLEVEQQSNSTVTKTLEDCKIALEGLKIENGSLKAQLESEKQKAAEISAMGCTTDNSEVQEMLKVAHAEKDQLESSCTELKQELLKANSELKHIQGLLSKAENECAQLKELCDRQAEQLSRTSQKLQEKTSENEADIKNLKETIFELEDQVEQHRAIKLHNNQLISDLESKAMKLEEQKQDTERQLKALTKQMKEDTEEWRRFQADLQTAVVVANDIKCEAQQELRVVKRKLQEEEEKSARLQKELDEVKGSNRLTAEEVESLEADATNRWQGVCISRASPTPSESAATVKSLIKSFDLGCSGGTGQNITVHKVPRSPLSGIPVRTAPAAAVSPMQRHSVYNNAKPASKSVARQTDLSDLPLADLLKGRNEELKPDHYLRKSPSLESLSKPPMAFSSRMLTSTPSSLKPQSKLSVERKDPLAALAREYGGSKRNALLKWCQKKTEGYQNIDITNFSSSWSDGLAFCALLHTYLPAHIPYQELNSQDKKRNLLLAFQAAESVGIKPSLELSEMMYTDRPDWQSVMQYVAQIYKYFET
- the SPECC1 gene encoding cytospin-B isoform X2 encodes the protein MGNQPGRAEEHDQGTVSAAKRTGIPAPREISSSVSRERAVLRGQANTRKTQPSPTSSGTLTPTKHVRPTSKSKQENETSDKAVLESQVKELLAEAKTKDSEITKLRCELKKCKEKGSLNAEGMGASNQNLETVSPADIDPLIRTLQEKNRTFLKELASLGEENRALKEKLLFLENSPLSDTTTSSGADSSLPTPTTQESSFGSPSKNASRGETGEHRQHVHGGALRNSGSSSSDVTKASLSPDASDFEHIADVPSRPTSSNSNHFKGSKCSTAGSSPNNISDLSVASLTERIQKMEENHHSTAEELQATLQELSDQQQMVQELTAENEKLVEEKALLETSFRQHRDRAEQLNQENEKLMTLLQERSKNEESRAQEGKVLELEQKCAEVLEKAQFEREKMLNIQQQLTSSLRSLEREHQDAQQVITSLREENEKLLKLLEVEQQSNSTVTKTLEDCKIALEGLKIENGSLKAQLESEKQKAAEISAMGCTTDNSEVQEMLKVAHAEKDQLESSCTELKQELLKANSELKHIQGLLSKAENECAQLKELCDRQAEQLSRTSQKLQEKTSENEADIKNLKETIFELEDQVEQHRAIKLHNNQLISDLESKAMKLEEQKQDTERQLKALTKQMKEDTEEWRRFQADLQTAVVVANDIKCEAQQELRVVKRKLQEEEEKSARLQKELDEVKGSNRCLISTS